One window of the Candidatus Korarchaeota archaeon NZ13-K genome contains the following:
- a CDS encoding CCA tRNA nucleotidyltransferase produces the protein MRRILRGDTRTSSRLEEVLERARLLVSPSDEERSLLEGTLKEVLERVEGSVRRLGLDAQVVPVGSAVRDTWLPNNRELDVFVLFPREIGDKEVLGSLIVEIARESFGDYEQNYAEHPYVKVSYKGFEVDLVPAYRISPGERVISAVDRTPLHNSYVGSRLRSPTEVRLLKAFLKSIGAYGAEERVGGFSGYLCELLIIYYGSFLNLLESAVKWGPRVYIDIEGHLNEEYALSSFNGPLIVIDPVDPRRNAAAALTETQFNRFKVASRSFLSDPDLEFFTRGLRGDAGRCPLQHLEGELSLRRTRLLVAELRGLEDLSRELLWSQAKRLARLLGDELERNGFSPIWVSGWTDERSSIVVAAELYSLTLPALEKRQGPPVGSGEEMNFLSTYVGSEDSFGGPFIEGDRWYVYRRRRYSEATLLLNDLLSGSKMPSLLRGRAKFRILTDKELPLLDRWVLSEIYKEMRKEEFFLAHLIRGVKPGRGT, from the coding sequence GTGAGGAGGATCTTGCGAGGAGACACGCGAACATCGAGTAGGCTTGAGGAGGTGCTTGAGAGAGCCAGGCTGCTGGTCTCCCCCTCCGATGAGGAGAGGTCTCTCCTAGAGGGGACTCTGAAGGAGGTCTTGGAGAGGGTTGAGGGATCCGTCAGAAGGCTGGGGCTCGACGCACAGGTGGTGCCTGTTGGCTCAGCCGTCAGGGACACTTGGCTTCCCAACAACCGTGAACTTGATGTCTTTGTGCTCTTTCCGAGGGAGATCGGTGATAAAGAGGTCCTGGGGAGCCTGATAGTTGAGATAGCCAGGGAATCATTCGGAGATTATGAGCAGAACTACGCGGAGCATCCTTACGTTAAGGTGAGTTATAAAGGCTTCGAGGTGGATCTAGTCCCAGCCTATCGCATATCTCCCGGCGAAAGGGTGATAAGCGCCGTCGACAGAACCCCCCTGCACAACTCCTACGTCGGATCCAGGCTCAGATCCCCAACGGAGGTGAGGCTCCTTAAGGCCTTCTTGAAATCCATAGGGGCTTACGGGGCTGAGGAGAGGGTCGGTGGTTTCAGCGGATACCTCTGCGAGCTCCTGATAATATACTACGGTAGCTTCCTGAATCTGCTGGAGTCGGCCGTCAAATGGGGACCTAGGGTTTACATCGACATAGAGGGGCATCTCAACGAGGAGTATGCTCTCTCATCCTTCAACGGACCGCTGATCGTCATAGACCCCGTCGATCCTAGGAGGAACGCCGCAGCCGCGCTGACCGAAACCCAGTTCAATAGGTTCAAGGTGGCCTCTAGGTCCTTCCTGAGCGATCCCGATCTTGAGTTCTTCACCAGGGGGCTCAGGGGCGATGCGGGTAGATGCCCCCTCCAGCATCTCGAGGGCGAGCTCTCCCTGAGGAGGACCAGGCTCCTGGTTGCGGAGCTTAGGGGACTGGAGGACCTAAGCAGGGAGCTCTTATGGTCGCAAGCCAAGAGATTGGCGAGGCTACTGGGAGATGAACTTGAGAGGAACGGATTCAGTCCCATATGGGTCTCCGGATGGACGGATGAGCGTTCATCCATAGTGGTGGCTGCCGAGCTATATAGCCTCACCCTACCTGCCCTCGAAAAGAGGCAAGGTCCACCTGTTGGGTCGGGTGAGGAGATGAACTTCCTAAGTACTTACGTGGGATCGGAGGATAGCTTCGGTGGTCCATTCATTGAGGGAGATAGGTGGTACGTGTACAGGAGGAGGAGATATAGCGAAGCTACTCTCTTGCTCAACGACCTGCTCAGCGGCAGCAAGATGCCATCCCTGCTGAGGGGGAGGGCCAAATTTAGGATATTGACGGATAAGGAGCTCCCTCTTCTGGACAGATGGGTTCTGAGCGAGATATACAAGGAGATGAGGAAGGAGGAGTTCTTCCTAGCCCACCTGATCAGGGGAGTGAAACCTGGCCGTGGGACCTAG
- a CDS encoding phosphopyruvate hydratase, whose amino-acid sequence MSFRISDVRAREVLDSRGNPTVEVTVRLEGGGVGRFSTPSGASRGKREALELRDGGKWLKGMGVMRAVRNVNEIIRQSLIGVDASLQSLVDDILIQLDGTPDKSRLGANAILGVSVASAKAVANQLGLPLYRYLGGTLAGVLPVPLMNVINGGKHAGNELAIQEFMIAPVNFRSFREALFAGVSIYMELRDLLRERYGRSAVNLGDEGGFAPPMRRVEEALEALVSAVERAGYDGDVKLVLDCAAGNFYMNGLYELDGRSMEKEELTSFYEDILGRYPIMGLEDPFHEDDLDSLSELTRRFGDRILLIGDDFFVSNERYLRRGIEAGAGNAMILKVNQVGTLTEAMRTAALAFKHGYRVIVSHRSGETTDTFISDLSVALNCGYVKSGAPARGERVAKYNRLLEIEEELGPTARFHSPDQVG is encoded by the coding sequence ATGTCCTTCAGGATAAGCGATGTCAGGGCCAGGGAGGTGCTCGATTCCAGGGGGAACCCGACGGTCGAGGTCACCGTCAGACTGGAGGGTGGGGGCGTCGGAAGGTTCTCAACGCCCTCGGGGGCCTCCAGGGGGAAGAGGGAGGCCCTGGAGCTGAGGGACGGGGGGAAGTGGCTCAAGGGAATGGGCGTGATGAGGGCCGTGAGGAACGTCAATGAGATAATAAGGCAGTCCCTGATAGGCGTGGATGCGTCCCTTCAGTCCCTCGTGGACGATATACTCATTCAGCTAGACGGGACACCTGACAAGTCCAGACTGGGGGCCAACGCGATACTGGGCGTCTCAGTGGCCTCAGCTAAGGCGGTGGCTAACCAGCTGGGGCTTCCCCTCTACAGGTACCTGGGAGGGACCCTCGCCGGCGTCCTCCCGGTACCCCTGATGAATGTCATAAACGGGGGGAAGCATGCTGGCAATGAACTAGCGATACAGGAGTTCATGATAGCTCCTGTCAATTTCAGGAGCTTCAGGGAGGCCCTGTTCGCTGGAGTGAGCATATACATGGAGCTCAGGGATCTCCTGAGGGAGAGGTATGGGAGATCCGCCGTGAACCTTGGGGATGAGGGTGGCTTCGCCCCCCCTATGAGGAGAGTGGAGGAGGCCTTGGAGGCCCTGGTGAGCGCTGTGGAAAGAGCTGGCTACGATGGAGACGTGAAGCTGGTCCTGGACTGCGCGGCCGGCAATTTCTACATGAACGGCCTTTATGAGCTGGATGGCAGGTCAATGGAGAAGGAGGAGCTCACCTCCTTCTACGAGGACATCCTGGGAAGGTACCCGATAATGGGTCTGGAGGATCCGTTTCACGAGGATGACCTCGACTCCCTATCGGAGCTGACCAGGAGGTTCGGGGACAGGATCCTGCTCATAGGGGACGACTTCTTCGTCTCCAATGAGAGGTACCTGAGGAGGGGCATCGAGGCCGGCGCCGGAAATGCGATGATCCTGAAGGTGAACCAGGTGGGGACCCTGACTGAAGCCATGAGGACCGCGGCGCTCGCCTTCAAGCACGGGTACAGGGTGATAGTCAGCCACAGATCTGGTGAGACGACGGACACTTTCATCTCGGATCTCTCGGTCGCACTGAACTGCGGTTATGTGAAATCCGGAGCGCCGGCCAGGGGAGAAAGAGTGGCCAAGTACAACAGGCTGCTTGAGATAGAGGAGGAGCTAGGTCCCACGGCCAGGTTTCACTCCCCTGATCAGGTGGGCTAG
- a CDS encoding M42 family peptidase — protein sequence MPELTDRVIPLEEPLREIRELLIKLSSLARVTGREAMFAPEISRIFEPYCDVVRIDPWGNVEGIINPGGKPRVMVAAHVDQIGIMVKEVTEDGYLRFDGIGWDPRVLYGSRVRLLTETGIVRGVIGPVPTHLLKVYKELEEKKIEIKDLVIDVGASSREEVEKMGIKPGTYGLPDYEPIVLGEEFFSSPGLDNAAGLSSMIHSMRLCWETRENLNAEVHFTATVQEEVGLRGAEMMSYKLKPEIALAVDVTFAKQPLLPEDLKLSLGRGPVIAKGPIYHPEVVRLIERAAEENKIPYQYETDFRGAGTDTWVIQVARGGVKTALVSVPLRYMHSPCEVVSMRDIASCGLLLQKVLGLL from the coding sequence ATGCCCGAACTGACCGACCGGGTGATTCCCTTGGAGGAGCCTCTTAGGGAGATCAGGGAGCTCCTCATCAAGCTGAGCTCCCTGGCGAGGGTCACTGGGAGAGAAGCGATGTTCGCTCCGGAGATCTCTAGGATTTTTGAGCCCTACTGTGATGTGGTGAGGATAGATCCCTGGGGAAACGTCGAGGGGATAATCAATCCTGGGGGGAAGCCGCGCGTCATGGTGGCAGCCCATGTCGATCAGATAGGCATAATGGTGAAGGAGGTGACCGAGGACGGCTACCTCAGGTTCGATGGCATCGGATGGGATCCCAGGGTCCTCTACGGGTCTCGTGTGAGGTTACTGACCGAGACCGGGATCGTCAGGGGAGTTATAGGACCAGTGCCAACCCACCTGCTGAAGGTCTACAAGGAGTTGGAGGAGAAGAAGATTGAGATCAAGGATTTGGTGATAGATGTTGGGGCCAGCAGTAGGGAAGAGGTGGAGAAGATGGGGATAAAGCCTGGCACGTACGGTTTGCCGGATTATGAGCCAATAGTGTTGGGAGAGGAGTTCTTCTCCTCTCCGGGACTCGACAATGCCGCCGGACTATCATCGATGATCCACTCCATGAGGCTCTGCTGGGAGACCAGGGAGAACCTCAACGCGGAAGTTCACTTCACGGCCACAGTTCAGGAGGAGGTCGGCCTCAGGGGGGCCGAGATGATGTCCTACAAACTGAAGCCGGAGATAGCCTTGGCCGTGGACGTGACCTTCGCCAAGCAGCCCTTGCTGCCGGAGGACCTCAAGCTCAGCCTGGGGAGGGGCCCCGTGATAGCCAAGGGTCCCATATATCATCCGGAGGTGGTGAGGCTCATAGAGAGGGCGGCCGAGGAGAACAAGATACCCTATCAGTACGAGACCGACTTCAGAGGTGCTGGAACGGATACCTGGGTCATCCAGGTCGCTAGAGGAGGGGTTAAGACAGCTCTGGTCTCGGTCCCGCTGAGGTACATGCACAGCCCCTGCGAGGTCGTCAGCATGAGGGACATAGCCAGCTGCGGCCTCCTACTTCAGAAGGTACTGGGGCTCCTCTAA
- a CDS encoding phenylalanine--tRNA ligase subunit beta produces MVIVMPVVSFSRSELERIWRRIDEEELIELLEFTKINLESFGEELVFEVTSDRMDLVTLEGIVRCLKGVSNEELGIPRYRMSRKVFDVRVGDGVKRIRPYVVASLVKNVDLRTEESLIALIEAQEKIHDTLGRKRRRVAIGLHDFSKIRPPVIYDARRAEEVRFIPLGEYAEMSAREVLEQTEKGRAYSHLIENPEGLVPLIMDSREEVLSMPPVINSELTRLTPGIRDVFIDVTGTDLKAIRYALEVISSALAERGGEICTLEVHYPDGTEMETPRHAPDEMEVDLDFVRSIVGLNLSSDEVLLQLRRARLDAEGSEGKIRVSIPGYRADFLHPVDVVEEVSITLGLNRIGYELPRNVMTVGRPHPVESISRKVRILMVGLGYQEVLNYVMTGRNSLFHLVGRDERPVVEVENPVSENYSVLRDSLFPGLLIFLSNNTHARYPQKVFEIGDVVLVDERAETRARDERRVAAAYADDSVGFEDVYSHLKVLSDNLSLEVELEPRSERPFIEGRCASILAGGEVIGVIGEVDPEVLLRLGVTVPVALFEMRI; encoded by the coding sequence TTGGTGATCGTCATGCCTGTGGTGAGCTTCAGTAGGAGCGAGTTGGAGAGGATCTGGAGGAGGATCGACGAGGAGGAGCTGATTGAACTCTTGGAGTTCACCAAGATAAACCTGGAGTCCTTCGGGGAGGAACTGGTGTTCGAGGTGACCTCCGATAGGATGGACTTGGTCACGCTGGAGGGGATAGTGAGGTGCCTGAAGGGGGTCTCCAACGAGGAGCTGGGCATCCCCAGATACCGGATGAGCAGGAAGGTATTCGATGTGAGGGTCGGAGATGGTGTAAAGAGAATAAGGCCTTATGTGGTGGCATCTCTCGTCAAAAACGTCGATTTAAGGACGGAGGAATCCCTCATAGCTCTCATAGAGGCCCAAGAGAAGATACACGACACCCTGGGCAGGAAGAGGAGGAGGGTAGCCATAGGCCTCCACGACTTCTCAAAGATAAGACCGCCGGTGATCTATGACGCCAGGAGGGCGGAGGAGGTTCGCTTCATTCCGCTCGGGGAGTACGCTGAGATGAGCGCCAGGGAGGTGCTGGAGCAGACTGAGAAGGGGAGGGCCTACTCGCACCTGATAGAGAATCCGGAGGGGCTGGTCCCCCTGATAATGGACTCGAGGGAGGAGGTCCTGAGCATGCCGCCCGTGATAAACTCCGAGCTGACGAGGCTGACCCCCGGGATCAGGGACGTGTTCATAGACGTAACGGGAACTGACCTGAAAGCTATACGGTACGCTCTTGAGGTGATCTCCTCGGCCCTGGCCGAGAGGGGAGGGGAGATTTGCACGCTGGAGGTTCATTATCCGGACGGCACTGAGATGGAGACCCCAAGGCATGCCCCCGATGAGATGGAGGTGGACCTTGACTTCGTGAGGAGCATAGTTGGATTGAACCTCTCGAGCGACGAGGTCCTGCTCCAGTTGAGGAGGGCCAGGTTGGACGCCGAGGGCTCGGAAGGCAAGATCAGGGTCTCGATCCCTGGCTACAGGGCGGACTTTCTGCATCCCGTTGACGTCGTAGAGGAAGTTTCAATAACGCTGGGGTTGAATAGGATAGGATATGAGCTTCCAAGGAACGTCATGACAGTGGGCAGGCCCCACCCAGTTGAGAGCATCTCAAGGAAGGTCAGGATCCTGATGGTAGGCCTGGGCTACCAAGAGGTGCTGAATTACGTGATGACGGGCAGGAACTCGCTGTTCCACCTGGTGGGAAGGGATGAGAGGCCTGTGGTTGAGGTAGAGAATCCTGTCTCGGAGAACTACAGCGTTCTCAGGGATTCCCTTTTCCCTGGACTGCTGATCTTCCTATCGAACAACACGCACGCGAGATACCCGCAGAAGGTGTTCGAGATAGGCGATGTAGTTCTGGTCGATGAGAGGGCGGAGACGAGGGCCAGGGATGAGAGGAGGGTGGCGGCGGCATACGCGGACGACTCAGTCGGATTTGAGGACGTGTACTCACACCTAAAGGTGCTGTCAGACAACCTCTCACTTGAGGTGGAGCTGGAACCGAGGAGCGAGAGGCCCTTCATCGAGGGGCGTTGCGCCAGCATCTTGGCCGGAGGGGAGGTGATAGGCGTGATAGGGGAGGTGGATCCGGAGGTGCTCCTGAGGCTCGGGGTGACCGTCCCTGTGGCTCTATTCGAGATGAGAATTTAG
- a CDS encoding phenylalanine--tRNA ligase subunit alpha: MREMEIALSKGEMELLERLRLIGGRARAEDLGMDKSKVMALAELLKEKGLVEIRERRRKVLRLTERGLRHAKEGLPEEKLVGLLKERGGRARISELLRSIEESELNVAIGEGRRKGIIDVEGSDGEISLTLVSEEVPERTILNEVAMREVEETEVDGGHLRSLIRRGLVRVEECAETEILLTELGLSAASGRLRVVEEIGKLNRDVIVTGEWRRKRLKAYDVRARPPLTYPGKPHPYVQFLEEVREILIGMGFVEVKSPIVESEFWNFDVLFQAQDHPAREVHDSYKVAYPRMPADLSKYGDLVTRIAKTHEDGWITGSRGWGYEWSFDIARRLILRSQTTAASARSLAGGLEVPSKIFAIDKVFRPEAPDRTHAVEFHQCEGVVLAEGMNVRHLMGFLAEFSRNLGFREVRFKPAYFPFTEPSVEAYVKHEGLGWIEIAGSGLFRPEMLIPLGYDYPRVQALAWGIGIGRLAMIRLGLEDIRDLHSQSLDYLRRAPLVW, translated from the coding sequence GTGAGGGAAATGGAGATAGCTCTCTCAAAGGGGGAGATGGAGCTCCTCGAGAGGTTGAGGCTGATCGGTGGGAGGGCGAGAGCGGAGGATCTGGGAATGGATAAGAGCAAGGTGATGGCCCTGGCGGAACTTCTCAAGGAGAAGGGACTTGTTGAGATCAGGGAGAGGAGGAGGAAGGTTCTCAGACTCACGGAGAGGGGTCTGAGGCATGCCAAGGAGGGCCTCCCGGAGGAGAAGCTGGTAGGGCTCCTCAAGGAGAGGGGAGGGAGGGCGAGGATAAGCGAGCTCCTACGCTCAATTGAGGAGAGCGAACTGAATGTGGCGATAGGTGAGGGGAGGAGGAAGGGAATAATCGACGTTGAGGGCTCAGATGGTGAGATCTCGCTGACCCTGGTCTCCGAGGAGGTTCCGGAGAGGACCATATTGAACGAGGTGGCCATGAGGGAGGTGGAGGAGACGGAGGTCGATGGGGGGCATCTGAGGAGCCTGATCAGGAGGGGGCTTGTTCGCGTGGAGGAGTGTGCGGAGACGGAGATCCTGCTAACGGAACTGGGGTTGAGTGCGGCATCAGGCAGGTTGAGAGTCGTTGAGGAGATCGGGAAGCTGAATAGAGATGTGATAGTGACGGGGGAGTGGAGGAGGAAGAGGCTCAAGGCCTACGATGTTAGGGCGAGGCCCCCCCTGACGTATCCCGGCAAGCCCCATCCCTACGTCCAGTTCCTCGAGGAGGTCAGGGAGATACTCATAGGCATGGGGTTCGTTGAGGTCAAGAGCCCGATAGTTGAGAGCGAGTTCTGGAACTTCGACGTCCTCTTTCAAGCCCAGGATCATCCAGCTAGGGAGGTGCATGACTCCTACAAGGTCGCCTACCCCAGGATGCCCGCGGACCTGTCCAAGTACGGTGATCTGGTGACTAGGATAGCCAAGACGCACGAGGACGGGTGGATAACAGGATCCAGGGGATGGGGATATGAGTGGAGCTTCGATATAGCGAGGAGGCTGATACTCAGATCCCAAACGACTGCCGCCTCAGCTAGATCCCTGGCTGGGGGGCTGGAGGTGCCCAGCAAGATATTCGCGATAGACAAGGTTTTTAGGCCGGAGGCGCCGGATAGGACGCATGCGGTTGAGTTCCACCAGTGCGAGGGTGTGGTGCTCGCTGAGGGGATGAACGTCAGGCACCTGATGGGATTTCTAGCTGAGTTCTCCAGGAATCTAGGGTTTAGGGAGGTGAGATTCAAGCCGGCCTACTTTCCCTTCACAGAGCCGAGCGTTGAGGCTTACGTCAAGCATGAGGGGCTCGGCTGGATCGAGATAGCGGGTTCTGGGCTCTTCAGGCCGGAGATGCTCATCCCCCTGGGCTACGATTACCCAAGGGTTCAGGCCCTGGCCTGGGGGATAGGCATCGGGAGGCTGGCCATGATCAGGCTGGGACTGGAGGACATAAGGGATCTACATTCCCAGAGTTTGGACTATCTGAGGAGAGCTCCGCTGGTTTGGTGA
- a CDS encoding radical SAM protein: MRRRVLRVTEGIPLMGSVAFGLIDRGTNVIQVRPVSSCPLSCIFCSTDAGPRSRTRRTEYVVELEHLLRWFNRVVEEKGVSDVEAHIDTVGDPLTYHEIVELVRRLREIPEVSVISMQTHGPLLTRGLVDELARAGLDRINLSVDSLDEGKAKYLAGSSWFSVGKVLEVARRIAESPIDLLIAPVWVPGLNDEDMPRLIEYALRVGAGRRWPALGIQKYEAYKGGRKPKGVRPMRWSDFYRSLMKWEEEFGVKLILKPEDFSIRKTRPLSSPMVKGEVLNVRVIGEGWKSGETLAIARDRVVTVLDAPPVPPGSQIRVRVIRDRDNIFYARFIGRGV, from the coding sequence ATGAGGAGGCGCGTCCTGAGAGTGACTGAGGGAATTCCTCTCATGGGATCTGTGGCTTTCGGCCTGATAGACAGAGGAACCAATGTCATTCAGGTGAGACCGGTCTCCTCGTGTCCGCTGTCGTGCATCTTCTGCTCCACGGATGCGGGTCCTCGTTCCAGAACGAGGAGAACTGAGTACGTGGTGGAACTGGAGCACCTGCTCAGATGGTTCAATAGGGTGGTGGAGGAGAAGGGGGTCTCCGATGTGGAGGCGCACATAGACACGGTGGGGGATCCGCTCACCTACCACGAAATAGTGGAGCTCGTGAGGAGGCTGAGGGAGATCCCTGAGGTGAGCGTGATATCCATGCAGACGCACGGACCCCTGCTCACAAGGGGGCTGGTGGATGAGCTGGCGAGGGCCGGGCTGGACAGAATCAACCTGAGCGTGGACTCCCTCGATGAGGGAAAAGCCAAGTACCTGGCCGGCTCCAGCTGGTTCAGCGTTGGAAAGGTGCTTGAGGTGGCGAGGAGAATAGCTGAGAGCCCCATAGATCTCCTGATAGCTCCGGTCTGGGTTCCGGGGTTGAACGATGAGGACATGCCGCGGCTGATAGAGTACGCGCTGAGGGTGGGGGCCGGCAGGAGGTGGCCCGCGCTCGGGATCCAGAAGTACGAGGCCTATAAGGGTGGGAGGAAGCCCAAGGGAGTGAGGCCCATGAGATGGAGCGATTTTTACAGGAGTCTGATGAAATGGGAGGAGGAATTCGGCGTGAAGCTCATACTTAAGCCCGAGGACTTCTCGATAAGGAAGACGAGGCCATTGAGCTCACCCATGGTCAAGGGAGAGGTCCTGAACGTCAGGGTGATCGGGGAGGGATGGAAGTCCGGTGAGACCCTTGCGATCGCTAGGGACAGGGTGGTGACCGTGTTGGACGCGCCACCCGTCCCCCCTGGCTCCCAGATCAGGGTCAGGGTGATAAGGGACAGGGACAACATATTCTACGCCAGGTTCATCGGTAGGGGTGTGTGA
- a CDS encoding ECF transporter S component encodes MNLREVAVSAVGGALYALLGYVSWLGLTFYGVRFWPAVVIPAVLSCLYGGRVGGLSAAIGIFLSDVATHGNALLSLSVGVTSNFACFYLMGRLAGGERYSLRRYLAASTLSLIVGHLIIGFGLLLWSQYFPMPFQTSLTPLSLTAALTISFVTFAWELPFVLILVPPIVRAVRRA; translated from the coding sequence ATGAACCTGAGGGAAGTGGCCGTATCAGCGGTGGGCGGAGCCCTCTACGCGCTGCTGGGCTACGTCAGCTGGCTGGGACTCACCTTTTACGGCGTCAGGTTCTGGCCAGCGGTCGTGATACCTGCCGTGCTCTCCTGCCTCTACGGGGGAAGGGTCGGTGGTCTATCGGCCGCCATAGGCATATTCCTATCAGACGTGGCCACTCACGGTAACGCGCTCCTCAGCCTGAGCGTCGGCGTGACATCGAACTTCGCTTGCTTCTACCTGATGGGGAGATTGGCGGGGGGAGAGAGGTACTCCCTGAGAAGGTACCTTGCCGCCTCAACGCTCAGCCTCATCGTGGGGCACCTCATAATAGGTTTCGGGCTGCTACTCTGGAGCCAGTACTTTCCAATGCCCTTCCAAACGAGCCTAACACCACTCTCACTGACGGCAGCCCTCACGATATCCTTCGTCACATTCGCCTGGGAGCTCCCATTCGTCCTGATACTGGTGCCCCCAATCGTCCGCGCCGTCAGGAGGGCATGA
- a CDS encoding type II pantothenate kinase translates to MLIIGLDMGGTTSKGVLLSERGVLHRVVVVSSDPLAAAAGAIGRIVTEMGLNIGDLSSIAVSGGRSRSLPDRIFGLPLIEVDEIEAIGRGGAFLAGLEECVVVSAGTGTAVVEVRRRDSGYQVRHLGGTGVGAGTLLGLSKLILGRSSVESLLELAERGSSKNVDLTVGDIVGGPIGKLDAEATASNFGKVGDHNRPEDIAAALINMVGQVIGVVSLFAAKSVGLEDRIVLVGGLASYDLVVEAIKRPISLFGGRMISPADPQYATAIGASLKLLSSLTSLVRG, encoded by the coding sequence ATGCTCATCATAGGCCTCGACATGGGTGGAACCACAAGCAAGGGCGTGTTGCTGTCGGAGAGGGGGGTCCTCCACAGGGTCGTGGTGGTGTCCTCGGATCCCCTGGCCGCGGCGGCGGGCGCGATCGGCAGGATAGTTACTGAGATGGGGTTGAACATAGGTGATCTCTCCTCCATAGCCGTGAGCGGCGGCAGGTCGAGATCCCTACCTGACAGAATCTTCGGACTCCCTTTGATCGAGGTGGATGAGATTGAGGCCATAGGGAGGGGAGGAGCATTCCTGGCGGGGCTCGAGGAGTGCGTGGTAGTGAGCGCGGGCACCGGAACCGCGGTGGTCGAGGTCAGGAGGAGGGACTCGGGATATCAGGTGAGGCATCTGGGAGGAACGGGCGTGGGAGCTGGAACTCTACTGGGATTGAGCAAGCTAATACTCGGAAGATCGTCCGTGGAATCTCTGCTTGAGTTGGCTGAAAGAGGGAGCTCAAAGAACGTTGATCTCACGGTTGGAGACATAGTCGGAGGACCCATAGGGAAACTCGATGCTGAGGCCACCGCCTCCAACTTCGGAAAGGTTGGGGATCACAATAGGCCAGAGGACATAGCTGCTGCCCTGATAAACATGGTGGGACAGGTCATAGGGGTCGTCTCCCTATTCGCCGCAAAGTCCGTGGGGTTGGAGGATAGAATAGTTCTCGTCGGAGGACTCGCGTCCTACGATCTGGTGGTGGAGGCCATAAAGAGACCGATCAGCCTTTTCGGAGGGAGGATGATCTCCCCAGCGGATCCTCAGTATGCGACCGCGATAGGCGCATCCCTTAAGCTGCTCTCCTCCCTCACATCCCTAGTGAGGGGCTGA
- a CDS encoding NUDIX domain-containing protein has product MAPIDLVVELRGVVIRGERILLVREKGGSAWSLPGGEADPGRAFSESLRERIVSETGMLVDVIRVIHSRDSPMESSQKHLLRLAYLCVPRSGRLKPGGGVKEVRWVDIGRVGGLPLSDSAREIIDSLNERFTLIIRNRDVKRILIGVPRGHLHKRVIIELSNGAIVLQEATVENLVRAFVEVEMHPFRRAIMLEGSLIKERKEGYSSYQLLEADLDESEVERIITDILGSGEDDREDLKGSR; this is encoded by the coding sequence ATGGCTCCCATCGACCTGGTAGTGGAACTTAGGGGTGTCGTAATCAGGGGGGAGAGGATCCTCCTGGTCAGGGAGAAGGGAGGGAGCGCCTGGTCCCTCCCGGGGGGTGAGGCCGATCCCGGAAGGGCCTTCTCAGAATCCCTGAGGGAGAGGATAGTGAGTGAAACCGGAATGCTCGTTGATGTCATCAGAGTCATACACTCACGGGATTCCCCCATGGAGTCCTCTCAAAAGCACTTGCTTCGCTTGGCCTACCTCTGCGTCCCGAGATCCGGGAGGCTCAAGCCCGGGGGCGGTGTGAAGGAGGTGAGGTGGGTCGACATTGGCAGGGTCGGAGGGCTCCCCCTCTCGGATTCCGCGAGGGAGATCATCGACAGCCTGAACGAGAGGTTCACCCTAATCATCAGGAACAGGGACGTCAAGAGGATCCTAATAGGTGTCCCCAGGGGGCATTTGCACAAGAGGGTCATCATAGAGCTCAGTAACGGTGCCATAGTGCTTCAGGAGGCGACCGTCGAGAACCTGGTGAGGGCCTTCGTGGAGGTTGAGATGCATCCCTTCAGGAGGGCCATAATGCTGGAGGGGAGCCTCATCAAGGAAAGGAAGGAGGGTTACTCAAGTTACCAGCTCTTGGAGGCTGACTTGGATGAATCTGAGGTCGAGCGGATCATAACGGACATCTTAGGATCCGGAGAGGATGATAGGGAAGATTTAAAAGGTAGCCGTTGA
- a CDS encoding nicotinamide-nucleotide adenylyltransferase, translating into MFRRALVVGRFQPLHYGHLHLFRYALSRAEELVIGIGSSQFCCQPRNPLSAGERMEIIVVTLRREGFPMERISITCIPDTESADEKWGLIVLDRVPKIDVAFSNDPETIRCLREVGVHVENVPFFKREIYEATKIRELILRGDDSWKQLVPKPSLNLLMEMDFEGRVRMLGRNG; encoded by the coding sequence ATGTTCAGGAGAGCTCTTGTGGTCGGCAGGTTTCAACCCCTCCATTATGGGCACCTCCACCTGTTCAGGTACGCCTTATCAAGGGCTGAGGAGTTGGTAATAGGGATAGGGAGCTCCCAGTTCTGCTGCCAGCCCAGGAACCCGCTCTCGGCAGGGGAGAGGATGGAGATAATAGTGGTCACCCTGAGGAGGGAGGGCTTCCCGATGGAGAGGATCTCAATAACCTGCATACCTGACACGGAGTCCGCTGACGAGAAATGGGGTCTCATAGTTCTTGATAGAGTCCCTAAGATAGATGTTGCCTTCTCCAACGATCCAGAGACGATCAGATGCCTCAGGGAGGTTGGGGTTCATGTGGAGAACGTGCCCTTCTTCAAGAGGGAGATCTACGAGGCCACGAAGATAAGGGAGCTCATCCTCAGGGGGGATGACTCCTGGAAGCAGCTCGTCCCGAAGCCCTCGCTCAACCTGCTCATGGAGATGGACTTCGAGGGAAGGGTGAGGATGTTGGGGAGGAACGGGTGA